In Streptomyces erythrochromogenes, the DNA window GAACCGTCGACAATGTGCAGGATCAGGTCGGAGTCGCCGACCTCCTCCATCGTGGAGCGGAACGCCTCGACGAGGTGGTGGGGCAGGTGCCGGACGAATCCGACCGTGTCGGCCAGGGTGTAGACCCGGCCGCTCGGCGTTTCGGCCCGGCGCACGGTCGGGTCGAGGGTGGCGAACAGTGCATTCTCCACCAGCACGCCCGCGCCCGTGAGGCGGTTGAGCAGCGAGGACTTGCCCGCGTTGGTGTAACCGGCGATGGCGACCGAGGGCACCTTGTTGCGGCGCCGTTCCTGCCGCTTGATGTCGCGGCCGGTCTTCATCTCCGCGATCTCCCGGCGCATCTTCGCCATCTTCTCGCGGATCCGTCGCCGGTCGGTCTCGATCTTGGTCTCACCGGGGCCTCGGGTGGCCATGCCGCCACCGCCGCCGCCACCCATCTGCCGGGACAGCGACTGACCCCAGCCGCGCAGTCGCGGCAGCATGTACTGCATCTGCGCGAGCGCGACCTGCGCCTTGCCCTCTCGGGACTTGGCGTGCTGGGCGAAGATGTCGAGGATCAGGGCGGTCCGGTCGACCACCTTGACCTTGACGACGTCTTCGAGGGCGATGAGCTGACCGGGGCTGAGCTCACCGTCGCAGACGACGGTGTCGGCGCCGCTCTCCATGACGATGTCACGCAGCTCGCGGGCCTTGCCGGAACCGATGAAGGTGGCCGGGTCGGGCTTGTCGCGGCGCTGGATCACACCGTCCAGTACGAGAGCACCCGCCGTCTCGGCGAGGGCGGCGAGCTCCGCGAGGGAGTTGTCCGCGTCCTGCACCGTGCCGGAGGTCCAGACACCGACGAGCACGACGCGCTCCAGACGGAGCTGTCGGTACTCGACCTCGGTGACGTCTTCGAGCTCGGTGGAGAGGCCGGCCACGCGGCGCAGGGCCGCGCGCTCGGAGCGGTCGAACTGGTCGCCGTCCCGCTCTCCGTCGATCTCGTGGCTCCAGGCGACGTCCTCTTCCATCAGGGCATCGGCCCGAAGGCTCTCGGTGAAGCTCTGCGAGTCACGCACGTCCCGTGCGTCCTGCGCGTCCTGGGAAGGGGAAGAAGAGGAGGTCATTGGATCCTTACGTCGATTCGAATAGCAGTGTCACGCCTGGCGGGGACACGGTAGCTGTCACGTCCAACGTGTCACACCGCCCGGGGATTCCCCGAACGGACCCGTCGATGGTGACATGCCCGTTCCTCGGCGGTCACACCCTTTTCCCGCCGGGCACGGCCCTGCCCGGGGCCGCCTTGCCCGGCGCGGCCCTGTCCGCCGCCGCCGGGGCGCTCCACTCCGGGTGTCCCGGCATCGGCGGGGTCTTCGTCCCGTACAGCCACGGCTCCAGGAAGGCCTCCAGGTCGCGGCCCGCCTCCTGGGAGGCCAGGCGCACGAAGTCCGCCGTGCCCGCGATCCCGTCCCGGTACTGCGTGACCCAGCGCCGTTCGATCCGCTCGAAGGCCGGGGCGCCGATCTCCTGCCGCAGCGCGTACAGGATCAGCGCGGCGCCGTCGTAGACCACCGGCCGGAACAGCCCGATCTTCTCGCCGGGCGCGGCCGCCTTCGGAGCCGCCGGGGGGCCGCCCGCCGCCCGCCA includes these proteins:
- the hflX gene encoding GTPase HflX, encoding MTSSSSPSQDAQDARDVRDSQSFTESLRADALMEEDVAWSHEIDGERDGDQFDRSERAALRRVAGLSTELEDVTEVEYRQLRLERVVLVGVWTSGTVQDADNSLAELAALAETAGALVLDGVIQRRDKPDPATFIGSGKARELRDIVMESGADTVVCDGELSPGQLIALEDVVKVKVVDRTALILDIFAQHAKSREGKAQVALAQMQYMLPRLRGWGQSLSRQMGGGGGGGMATRGPGETKIETDRRRIREKMAKMRREIAEMKTGRDIKRQERRRNKVPSVAIAGYTNAGKSSLLNRLTGAGVLVENALFATLDPTVRRAETPSGRVYTLADTVGFVRHLPHHLVEAFRSTMEEVGDSDLILHIVDGSHPAPEEQLAAVREVIREVGAVNVPEIVVINKADAADPLVLQRLLRIERHSIAVSARTGMGIEELLALIDSELPRPEVEVEALVPYTRGSLVAKAHAEGEVISEEHTAEGTLLKARVHQELAADLAPYALAKQ